From Mus musculus strain C57BL/6J chromosome 17, GRCm38.p6 C57BL/6J, the proteins below share one genomic window:
- the Ermard gene encoding uncharacterized protein LOC381062 isoform X2, which produces MEILPGDSMTTCLSPLVHDLICNLGFELKEICDINSIVTQNGEVRWKAITDRVRYEELGRSLDYRRSVQQLGPVCEAIHLHISALTRAQFEIQYSPWYQWTTYPELFLEILDALQSSQPAAVSLGVMKLASCLERALGDVFLLVGKECPFLLRDLLASAELAQVFGHAVMDILKVFIGSPCGLNLRNVLWHGFASPQDIPPKYCSAMLLLTAGLGQLLKSYLHHTKVTLAHRPFVTLTNLEDVIVFPGVTYEVLSALETVMTKSNFLLKIMLPYWEMAVSKFKSHRFADCTMLLLSQLEAGLRRLFAAVNKCPDRLLTAESTILYTTFDEILAKHMSDGSMNQLPCFLGEPAMEFLWDFLNYQEGPRIRDRISHGEINIREFPEEAAGQLLTFSLVLLLRFTEKGTVSELKEEAAIQLLVRLAEGYRSRCHPAFQLQKQVLSCERSLRMWPVPPLPEECCQEAGRLEGNSEACACNSLISKIWCELCHYLPGSACAINGLDGLPSEKWSQLLSELCSTRIPTLFCPRIVLEVLVVLRGINSQCQRVSDQVTASLQLRHRQWVERRLRSRQRQNYVRMLSSVRLLCPMLSLILLLLALELASVHAVRDKGAEEQQQYLRFLKLVLQYTENLVAYTSREKNKWSEATTLTHAVLLRIWTFSEKKQMLIHLAKKTTNKVDIS; this is translated from the exons ATGGAG ATTTTACCAGGGGATTCCATGACCACATGCCTTTCTCCTTTAGTGCATGACTTGATTTGTAACCTTGGGTTTGAACTCAAAGAAATTTGTGATATCAATAGCATTGTAACTCAAAATGGTGAAGTACGATGGAAAGCAATTACTGACCGTGTGAGATATGAAGAATTAG GGCGAAGTCTGGACTACAGGAGAAGTGTGCAGCAGCTGGGTCCGGTGTGTGAGGCCATCCACCTACACATCTCAGCTCTGACCAGGGCTCAGTTTGAAATTCAGTATTCGCCTTGGTACCAGTGGACAACTTATCCAGAG TTGTTTCTTGAGATACTTGATGCCTTGCAAAGCTCGCAGCCTGCTGCCGTCTCCCTCGGCGTGATGAAACTAGCTTCCTGTCTGGAGCGAGCCCTCGGCGAC GTATTTTTACTGGTTGGGAAAGAGTGCCCCTTTCTCCTAAGAGATCTTCTTGCATCTGCAGAGCTTGCACAAGTCTTTGGACATGCTGTG ATGGACATACTAAAAGTCTTCATCGGGTCTCCCTGCGGACTCAACCTGAGAAACGTCTTGTGGCATGGCTTTGCTTCCCCTCAAGATATTCCTCCAAA ATACTGTTCAGCCATGTTGCTGTTGACGGCAGGACTGGGCCAGTTACTGAAGAGTTACCTTCACCACACAAAGGTCACCTTGGCACATCGACCTTTTGTAACACTCACAAACTTAGAGGATGTGATTGTTTTTCCTG GTGTGACTTATGAGGTACTGTCAGCATTAGAGACAGTGATGACAAAATCCAACTTCCTATTAAAAATCATGTTGCCATATTGGGAAATGGCAGTGAGCAAGTTCAAGTCGCACAG GTTTGCCGACTGCACCATGTTGTTGCTGTCACAGCTAGAAGCTGGACTCAGGAGACTGTTTGCTGCAGTTAACAAGTGTCCTGATAGACTGCTCACAGCCGAG TCAACAATTCTGTATACCACGTTTGATGAA ATACTGGCAAAACACATGAGTGATGGTAGCATGAACCAGCTTCCTTGTTTCCTTGGAGAGCCTGCCATG GAATTCTTGTGGGATTTCCTGAACTATCAGGAGGGTCCTCGTATCCGGGATCGTATAAGCCATGGGGAGATCAACATACGTGAATTTCCAGAAGAGGCCGCAGGCCAGCTGCTCACATTCTCCCTGGTGCTGCTGCTCAGATTCACTGAGAAGGGGACAGTGTCAGAACTGAAG GAGGAAGCAGCAATACAGTTGCTGGTTAGGCTTGCAGAAGGATACAGGTCTCGCTGCCACCCAGCCTTCCAGCTTCAAAAACAG GTGCTGAGCTGTGAGAGAAGCCTCAGGATGTGGCCTGTGCCGCCTTTGCCAGAAGAGTGTTgtcaggaagcaggcag ATTGGAAGGAAATTCTGAAGCATGTGCCTGCAACTCTTTAATTAGCAAGATTTGGTGTGAGCTCTGCCACTACCTGCCTGGGAGTGCCTGTGCTATAAATGGCTTGGATGGTCTTCCCTCAGAGAA GTGGTCCCAGCTGCTCAGTGAACTGTGTAGCACACGCATTCCTACACTGTTCTGCCCCAGAATCGTTCTAGAAGTTCTAGTTGTGCTCCGAGGCATCAACTCCCAGTGCCAACGCGTATCTGACCAGGTCACCGCCTCTTTGCAGCTAAGACACAGGCAATGGGTGGAGCGTAGGTTACGTTCAAGGCAGCGTCAGAACTATGTGCGCATGCTCAGCAG tgttaGACTTTTATGTCCCATGCTTTCCCTGATTTTGTTGCTCCTTGCACTGGAGTTGGCCAGTGTCCATGCTGTTCGTGATAAGGGCGCTGAGGAACAACAGCAGTATCTGAG ATTCTTAAAATTGGTCCTACAGTACACTGAGAACCTAGTGGCCTACACCAGCCGAGAGAAGAACAAGTGGAGTGAAGCCACCACTCTTACACAcgcagttttgttgaggatttgGACTTTCAGTGAGAAGAAACAAATGTTAATACATTTAGccaaaaaaaccacaaataaaGTTGACATAAGCTGA
- the Ermard gene encoding uncharacterized protein LOC381062 isoform 1 (isoform 1 is encoded by transcript variant 1), with protein MEILPGDSMTTCLSPLVHDLICNLGFELKEICDINSIVTQNGEVRWKAITDRVRYEELGRSLDYRRSVQQLGPVCEAIHLHISALTRAQFEIQYSPWYQWTTYPELFLEILDALQSSQPAAVSLGVMKLASCLERALGDVFLLVGKECPFLLRDLLASAELAQVFGHAVMDILKVFIGSPCGLNLRNVLWHGFASPQDIPPKYCSAMLLLTAGLGQLLKSYLHHTKVTLAHRPFVTLTNLEDVIVFPGVTYEVLSALETVMTKSNFLLKIMLPYWEMAVSKFKSHRFADCTMLLLSQLEAGLRRLFAAVNKCPDRLLTAESTILYTTFDEILAKHMSDGSMNQLPCFLGEPAMEFLWDFLNYQEGPRIRDRISHGEINIREFPEEAAGQLLTFSLVLLLRFTEKGTVSELKEEAAIQLLVRLAEGYRSRCHPAFQLQKQVLSCERSLRMWPVPPLPEECCQEAGRLEGNSEACACNSLISKIWCELCHYLPGSACAINGLDGLPSEKWSQLLSELCSTRIPTLFCPRIVLEVLVVLRGINSQCQRVSDQVTASLQLRHRQWVERRLRSRQRQNYVRMLSSVRLLCPMLSLILLLLALELASVHAVRDKGAEEQQQYLSTLRT; from the exons ATGGAG ATTTTACCAGGGGATTCCATGACCACATGCCTTTCTCCTTTAGTGCATGACTTGATTTGTAACCTTGGGTTTGAACTCAAAGAAATTTGTGATATCAATAGCATTGTAACTCAAAATGGTGAAGTACGATGGAAAGCAATTACTGACCGTGTGAGATATGAAGAATTAG GGCGAAGTCTGGACTACAGGAGAAGTGTGCAGCAGCTGGGTCCGGTGTGTGAGGCCATCCACCTACACATCTCAGCTCTGACCAGGGCTCAGTTTGAAATTCAGTATTCGCCTTGGTACCAGTGGACAACTTATCCAGAG TTGTTTCTTGAGATACTTGATGCCTTGCAAAGCTCGCAGCCTGCTGCCGTCTCCCTCGGCGTGATGAAACTAGCTTCCTGTCTGGAGCGAGCCCTCGGCGAC GTATTTTTACTGGTTGGGAAAGAGTGCCCCTTTCTCCTAAGAGATCTTCTTGCATCTGCAGAGCTTGCACAAGTCTTTGGACATGCTGTG ATGGACATACTAAAAGTCTTCATCGGGTCTCCCTGCGGACTCAACCTGAGAAACGTCTTGTGGCATGGCTTTGCTTCCCCTCAAGATATTCCTCCAAA ATACTGTTCAGCCATGTTGCTGTTGACGGCAGGACTGGGCCAGTTACTGAAGAGTTACCTTCACCACACAAAGGTCACCTTGGCACATCGACCTTTTGTAACACTCACAAACTTAGAGGATGTGATTGTTTTTCCTG GTGTGACTTATGAGGTACTGTCAGCATTAGAGACAGTGATGACAAAATCCAACTTCCTATTAAAAATCATGTTGCCATATTGGGAAATGGCAGTGAGCAAGTTCAAGTCGCACAG GTTTGCCGACTGCACCATGTTGTTGCTGTCACAGCTAGAAGCTGGACTCAGGAGACTGTTTGCTGCAGTTAACAAGTGTCCTGATAGACTGCTCACAGCCGAG TCAACAATTCTGTATACCACGTTTGATGAA ATACTGGCAAAACACATGAGTGATGGTAGCATGAACCAGCTTCCTTGTTTCCTTGGAGAGCCTGCCATG GAATTCTTGTGGGATTTCCTGAACTATCAGGAGGGTCCTCGTATCCGGGATCGTATAAGCCATGGGGAGATCAACATACGTGAATTTCCAGAAGAGGCCGCAGGCCAGCTGCTCACATTCTCCCTGGTGCTGCTGCTCAGATTCACTGAGAAGGGGACAGTGTCAGAACTGAAG GAGGAAGCAGCAATACAGTTGCTGGTTAGGCTTGCAGAAGGATACAGGTCTCGCTGCCACCCAGCCTTCCAGCTTCAAAAACAG GTGCTGAGCTGTGAGAGAAGCCTCAGGATGTGGCCTGTGCCGCCTTTGCCAGAAGAGTGTTgtcaggaagcaggcag ATTGGAAGGAAATTCTGAAGCATGTGCCTGCAACTCTTTAATTAGCAAGATTTGGTGTGAGCTCTGCCACTACCTGCCTGGGAGTGCCTGTGCTATAAATGGCTTGGATGGTCTTCCCTCAGAGAA GTGGTCCCAGCTGCTCAGTGAACTGTGTAGCACACGCATTCCTACACTGTTCTGCCCCAGAATCGTTCTAGAAGTTCTAGTTGTGCTCCGAGGCATCAACTCCCAGTGCCAACGCGTATCTGACCAGGTCACCGCCTCTTTGCAGCTAAGACACAGGCAATGGGTGGAGCGTAGGTTACGTTCAAGGCAGCGTCAGAACTATGTGCGCATGCTCAGCAG tgttaGACTTTTATGTCCCATGCTTTCCCTGATTTTGTTGCTCCTTGCACTGGAGTTGGCCAGTGTCCATGCTGTTCGTGATAAGGGCGCTGAGGAACAACAGCAGTATCTGAG TACACTGAGAACCTAG
- the Ermard gene encoding uncharacterized protein LOC381062 isoform X13, protein MQPGKSIYRTLCLMRGGGGVAKKPKKILPGDSMTTCLSPLVHDLICNLGFELKEICDINSIVTQNGEVRWKAITDRVRYEELGRSLDYRRSVQQLGPVCEAIHLHISALTRAQFEIQYSPWYQWTTYPELFLEILDALQSSQPAAVSLGVMKLASCLERALGDVFLLVGKECPFLLRDLLASAELAQVFGHAVMDILKVFIGSPCGLNLRNVLWHGFASPQDIPPKYCSAMLLLTAGLGQLLKSYLHHTKVTLAHRPFVTLTNLEDVIVFPGVTYEVLSALETVMTKSNFLLKIMLPYWEMAVSKFKSHRFADCTMLLLSQLEAGLRRLFAAVNKCPDRLLTAESTILYTTFDEILAKHMSDGSMNQLPCFLGEPAMEFLWDFLNYQEGPRIRDRISHGEINIREFPEEAAGQLLTFSLVLLLRFTEKGTVSELKEEAAIQLLVRLAEGYRSRCHPAFQLQKQVLSCERSLRMWPVPPLPEECCQEAGRLEGNSEACACNSLISKIWCELCHYLPGSACAINGLDGLPSENVRLLCPMLSLILLLLALELASVHAVRDKGAEEQQQYLSTLRT, encoded by the exons ATGCAACCGGGGAAGTCAATTTACAGAACACTGTGTTTGatgagaggggggggaggggttgcGAAAAAACCGAAAAAG ATTTTACCAGGGGATTCCATGACCACATGCCTTTCTCCTTTAGTGCATGACTTGATTTGTAACCTTGGGTTTGAACTCAAAGAAATTTGTGATATCAATAGCATTGTAACTCAAAATGGTGAAGTACGATGGAAAGCAATTACTGACCGTGTGAGATATGAAGAATTAG GGCGAAGTCTGGACTACAGGAGAAGTGTGCAGCAGCTGGGTCCGGTGTGTGAGGCCATCCACCTACACATCTCAGCTCTGACCAGGGCTCAGTTTGAAATTCAGTATTCGCCTTGGTACCAGTGGACAACTTATCCAGAG TTGTTTCTTGAGATACTTGATGCCTTGCAAAGCTCGCAGCCTGCTGCCGTCTCCCTCGGCGTGATGAAACTAGCTTCCTGTCTGGAGCGAGCCCTCGGCGAC GTATTTTTACTGGTTGGGAAAGAGTGCCCCTTTCTCCTAAGAGATCTTCTTGCATCTGCAGAGCTTGCACAAGTCTTTGGACATGCTGTG ATGGACATACTAAAAGTCTTCATCGGGTCTCCCTGCGGACTCAACCTGAGAAACGTCTTGTGGCATGGCTTTGCTTCCCCTCAAGATATTCCTCCAAA ATACTGTTCAGCCATGTTGCTGTTGACGGCAGGACTGGGCCAGTTACTGAAGAGTTACCTTCACCACACAAAGGTCACCTTGGCACATCGACCTTTTGTAACACTCACAAACTTAGAGGATGTGATTGTTTTTCCTG GTGTGACTTATGAGGTACTGTCAGCATTAGAGACAGTGATGACAAAATCCAACTTCCTATTAAAAATCATGTTGCCATATTGGGAAATGGCAGTGAGCAAGTTCAAGTCGCACAG GTTTGCCGACTGCACCATGTTGTTGCTGTCACAGCTAGAAGCTGGACTCAGGAGACTGTTTGCTGCAGTTAACAAGTGTCCTGATAGACTGCTCACAGCCGAG TCAACAATTCTGTATACCACGTTTGATGAA ATACTGGCAAAACACATGAGTGATGGTAGCATGAACCAGCTTCCTTGTTTCCTTGGAGAGCCTGCCATG GAATTCTTGTGGGATTTCCTGAACTATCAGGAGGGTCCTCGTATCCGGGATCGTATAAGCCATGGGGAGATCAACATACGTGAATTTCCAGAAGAGGCCGCAGGCCAGCTGCTCACATTCTCCCTGGTGCTGCTGCTCAGATTCACTGAGAAGGGGACAGTGTCAGAACTGAAG GAGGAAGCAGCAATACAGTTGCTGGTTAGGCTTGCAGAAGGATACAGGTCTCGCTGCCACCCAGCCTTCCAGCTTCAAAAACAG GTGCTGAGCTGTGAGAGAAGCCTCAGGATGTGGCCTGTGCCGCCTTTGCCAGAAGAGTGTTgtcaggaagcaggcag ATTGGAAGGAAATTCTGAAGCATGTGCCTGCAACTCTTTAATTAGCAAGATTTGGTGTGAGCTCTGCCACTACCTGCCTGGGAGTGCCTGTGCTATAAATGGCTTGGATGGTCTTCCCTCAGAGAA tgttaGACTTTTATGTCCCATGCTTTCCCTGATTTTGTTGCTCCTTGCACTGGAGTTGGCCAGTGTCCATGCTGTTCGTGATAAGGGCGCTGAGGAACAACAGCAGTATCTGAG TACACTGAGAACCTAG
- the Ermard gene encoding uncharacterized protein LOC381062 isoform X10: protein MQPGKSIYRTLCLMRGGGGVAKKPKKILPGDSMTTCLSPLVHDLICNLGFELKEICDINSIVTQNGEVRWKAITDRVRYEELGRSLDYRRSVQQLGPVCEAIHLHISALTRAQFEIQYSPWYQWTTYPELFLEILDALQSSQPAAVSLGVMKLASCLERALGDVFLLVGKECPFLLRDLLASAELAQVFGHAVMDILKVFIGSPCGLNLRNVLWHGFASPQDIPPKYCSAMLLLTAGLGQLLKSYLHHTKVTLAHRPFVTLTNLEDVIVFPGVTYEVLSALETVMTKSNFLLKIMLPYWEMAVSKFKSHRFADCTMLLLSQLEAGLRRLFAAVNKCPDRLLTAESTILYTTFDEILAKHMSDGSMNQLPCFLGEPAMEFLWDFLNYQEGPRIRDRISHGEINIREFPEEAAGQLLTFSLVLLLRFTEKGTVSELKEEAAIQLLVRLAEGYRSRCHPAFQLQKQVLSCERSLRMWPVPPLPEECCQEAGRLEGNSEACACNSLISKIWCELCHYLPGSACAINGLDGLPSENVRLLCPMLSLILLLLALELASVHAVRDKGAEEQQQYLRFLKLVLQYTENLVAYTSREKNKWSEATTLTHAVLLRIWTFSEKKQMLIHLAKKTTNKVDIS, encoded by the exons ATGCAACCGGGGAAGTCAATTTACAGAACACTGTGTTTGatgagaggggggggaggggttgcGAAAAAACCGAAAAAG ATTTTACCAGGGGATTCCATGACCACATGCCTTTCTCCTTTAGTGCATGACTTGATTTGTAACCTTGGGTTTGAACTCAAAGAAATTTGTGATATCAATAGCATTGTAACTCAAAATGGTGAAGTACGATGGAAAGCAATTACTGACCGTGTGAGATATGAAGAATTAG GGCGAAGTCTGGACTACAGGAGAAGTGTGCAGCAGCTGGGTCCGGTGTGTGAGGCCATCCACCTACACATCTCAGCTCTGACCAGGGCTCAGTTTGAAATTCAGTATTCGCCTTGGTACCAGTGGACAACTTATCCAGAG TTGTTTCTTGAGATACTTGATGCCTTGCAAAGCTCGCAGCCTGCTGCCGTCTCCCTCGGCGTGATGAAACTAGCTTCCTGTCTGGAGCGAGCCCTCGGCGAC GTATTTTTACTGGTTGGGAAAGAGTGCCCCTTTCTCCTAAGAGATCTTCTTGCATCTGCAGAGCTTGCACAAGTCTTTGGACATGCTGTG ATGGACATACTAAAAGTCTTCATCGGGTCTCCCTGCGGACTCAACCTGAGAAACGTCTTGTGGCATGGCTTTGCTTCCCCTCAAGATATTCCTCCAAA ATACTGTTCAGCCATGTTGCTGTTGACGGCAGGACTGGGCCAGTTACTGAAGAGTTACCTTCACCACACAAAGGTCACCTTGGCACATCGACCTTTTGTAACACTCACAAACTTAGAGGATGTGATTGTTTTTCCTG GTGTGACTTATGAGGTACTGTCAGCATTAGAGACAGTGATGACAAAATCCAACTTCCTATTAAAAATCATGTTGCCATATTGGGAAATGGCAGTGAGCAAGTTCAAGTCGCACAG GTTTGCCGACTGCACCATGTTGTTGCTGTCACAGCTAGAAGCTGGACTCAGGAGACTGTTTGCTGCAGTTAACAAGTGTCCTGATAGACTGCTCACAGCCGAG TCAACAATTCTGTATACCACGTTTGATGAA ATACTGGCAAAACACATGAGTGATGGTAGCATGAACCAGCTTCCTTGTTTCCTTGGAGAGCCTGCCATG GAATTCTTGTGGGATTTCCTGAACTATCAGGAGGGTCCTCGTATCCGGGATCGTATAAGCCATGGGGAGATCAACATACGTGAATTTCCAGAAGAGGCCGCAGGCCAGCTGCTCACATTCTCCCTGGTGCTGCTGCTCAGATTCACTGAGAAGGGGACAGTGTCAGAACTGAAG GAGGAAGCAGCAATACAGTTGCTGGTTAGGCTTGCAGAAGGATACAGGTCTCGCTGCCACCCAGCCTTCCAGCTTCAAAAACAG GTGCTGAGCTGTGAGAGAAGCCTCAGGATGTGGCCTGTGCCGCCTTTGCCAGAAGAGTGTTgtcaggaagcaggcag ATTGGAAGGAAATTCTGAAGCATGTGCCTGCAACTCTTTAATTAGCAAGATTTGGTGTGAGCTCTGCCACTACCTGCCTGGGAGTGCCTGTGCTATAAATGGCTTGGATGGTCTTCCCTCAGAGAA tgttaGACTTTTATGTCCCATGCTTTCCCTGATTTTGTTGCTCCTTGCACTGGAGTTGGCCAGTGTCCATGCTGTTCGTGATAAGGGCGCTGAGGAACAACAGCAGTATCTGAG ATTCTTAAAATTGGTCCTACAGTACACTGAGAACCTAGTGGCCTACACCAGCCGAGAGAAGAACAAGTGGAGTGAAGCCACCACTCTTACACAcgcagttttgttgaggatttgGACTTTCAGTGAGAAGAAACAAATGTTAATACATTTAGccaaaaaaaccacaaataaaGTTGACATAAGCTGA
- the Ermard gene encoding uncharacterized protein LOC381062 isoform X1, with protein sequence MQPGKSIYRTLCLMRGGGGVAKKPKKILPGDSMTTCLSPLVHDLICNLGFELKEICDINSIVTQNGEVRWKAITDRVRYEELGRSLDYRRSVQQLGPVCEAIHLHISALTRAQFEIQYSPWYQWTTYPELFLEILDALQSSQPAAVSLGVMKLASCLERALGDVFLLVGKECPFLLRDLLASAELAQVFGHAVMDILKVFIGSPCGLNLRNVLWHGFASPQDIPPKYCSAMLLLTAGLGQLLKSYLHHTKVTLAHRPFVTLTNLEDVIVFPGVTYEVLSALETVMTKSNFLLKIMLPYWEMAVSKFKSHRFADCTMLLLSQLEAGLRRLFAAVNKCPDRLLTAESTILYTTFDEILAKHMSDGSMNQLPCFLGEPAMEFLWDFLNYQEGPRIRDRISHGEINIREFPEEAAGQLLTFSLVLLLRFTEKGTVSELKEEAAIQLLVRLAEGYRSRCHPAFQLQKQVLSCERSLRMWPVPPLPEECCQEAGRLEGNSEACACNSLISKIWCELCHYLPGSACAINGLDGLPSEKWSQLLSELCSTRIPTLFCPRIVLEVLVVLRGINSQCQRVSDQVTASLQLRHRQWVERRLRSRQRQNYVRMLSSVRLLCPMLSLILLLLALELASVHAVRDKGAEEQQQYLRFLKLVLQYTENLVAYTSREKNKWSEATTLTHAVLLRIWTFSEKKQMLIHLAKKTTNKVDIS encoded by the exons ATGCAACCGGGGAAGTCAATTTACAGAACACTGTGTTTGatgagaggggggggaggggttgcGAAAAAACCGAAAAAG ATTTTACCAGGGGATTCCATGACCACATGCCTTTCTCCTTTAGTGCATGACTTGATTTGTAACCTTGGGTTTGAACTCAAAGAAATTTGTGATATCAATAGCATTGTAACTCAAAATGGTGAAGTACGATGGAAAGCAATTACTGACCGTGTGAGATATGAAGAATTAG GGCGAAGTCTGGACTACAGGAGAAGTGTGCAGCAGCTGGGTCCGGTGTGTGAGGCCATCCACCTACACATCTCAGCTCTGACCAGGGCTCAGTTTGAAATTCAGTATTCGCCTTGGTACCAGTGGACAACTTATCCAGAG TTGTTTCTTGAGATACTTGATGCCTTGCAAAGCTCGCAGCCTGCTGCCGTCTCCCTCGGCGTGATGAAACTAGCTTCCTGTCTGGAGCGAGCCCTCGGCGAC GTATTTTTACTGGTTGGGAAAGAGTGCCCCTTTCTCCTAAGAGATCTTCTTGCATCTGCAGAGCTTGCACAAGTCTTTGGACATGCTGTG ATGGACATACTAAAAGTCTTCATCGGGTCTCCCTGCGGACTCAACCTGAGAAACGTCTTGTGGCATGGCTTTGCTTCCCCTCAAGATATTCCTCCAAA ATACTGTTCAGCCATGTTGCTGTTGACGGCAGGACTGGGCCAGTTACTGAAGAGTTACCTTCACCACACAAAGGTCACCTTGGCACATCGACCTTTTGTAACACTCACAAACTTAGAGGATGTGATTGTTTTTCCTG GTGTGACTTATGAGGTACTGTCAGCATTAGAGACAGTGATGACAAAATCCAACTTCCTATTAAAAATCATGTTGCCATATTGGGAAATGGCAGTGAGCAAGTTCAAGTCGCACAG GTTTGCCGACTGCACCATGTTGTTGCTGTCACAGCTAGAAGCTGGACTCAGGAGACTGTTTGCTGCAGTTAACAAGTGTCCTGATAGACTGCTCACAGCCGAG TCAACAATTCTGTATACCACGTTTGATGAA ATACTGGCAAAACACATGAGTGATGGTAGCATGAACCAGCTTCCTTGTTTCCTTGGAGAGCCTGCCATG GAATTCTTGTGGGATTTCCTGAACTATCAGGAGGGTCCTCGTATCCGGGATCGTATAAGCCATGGGGAGATCAACATACGTGAATTTCCAGAAGAGGCCGCAGGCCAGCTGCTCACATTCTCCCTGGTGCTGCTGCTCAGATTCACTGAGAAGGGGACAGTGTCAGAACTGAAG GAGGAAGCAGCAATACAGTTGCTGGTTAGGCTTGCAGAAGGATACAGGTCTCGCTGCCACCCAGCCTTCCAGCTTCAAAAACAG GTGCTGAGCTGTGAGAGAAGCCTCAGGATGTGGCCTGTGCCGCCTTTGCCAGAAGAGTGTTgtcaggaagcaggcag ATTGGAAGGAAATTCTGAAGCATGTGCCTGCAACTCTTTAATTAGCAAGATTTGGTGTGAGCTCTGCCACTACCTGCCTGGGAGTGCCTGTGCTATAAATGGCTTGGATGGTCTTCCCTCAGAGAA GTGGTCCCAGCTGCTCAGTGAACTGTGTAGCACACGCATTCCTACACTGTTCTGCCCCAGAATCGTTCTAGAAGTTCTAGTTGTGCTCCGAGGCATCAACTCCCAGTGCCAACGCGTATCTGACCAGGTCACCGCCTCTTTGCAGCTAAGACACAGGCAATGGGTGGAGCGTAGGTTACGTTCAAGGCAGCGTCAGAACTATGTGCGCATGCTCAGCAG tgttaGACTTTTATGTCCCATGCTTTCCCTGATTTTGTTGCTCCTTGCACTGGAGTTGGCCAGTGTCCATGCTGTTCGTGATAAGGGCGCTGAGGAACAACAGCAGTATCTGAG ATTCTTAAAATTGGTCCTACAGTACACTGAGAACCTAGTGGCCTACACCAGCCGAGAGAAGAACAAGTGGAGTGAAGCCACCACTCTTACACAcgcagttttgttgaggatttgGACTTTCAGTGAGAAGAAACAAATGTTAATACATTTAGccaaaaaaaccacaaataaaGTTGACATAAGCTGA